The Dehalococcoides mccartyi CG5 genome contains the following window.
ACAGGCATCAGCCATATTGGCTGCCCCTTTTATATTGGTTTCATAAAGCTCTTTTTCCCGCCCCGGTATTATGGAAACAATACCCGCCAGATAAAAAACAGCCTCACACCCTTTTAGCCCGTCCAAAACAGAGGGATAAACGGTTACGTCACCCTCCACCCGTTCAATATCAAGCCCCTGAATAGACAGGGCGGTATCTCCCGGCTTCACCAAAGCTCTTACCCCGTAGCCGGATTTCAGTAGCTCCCTGACCAGCACGTTGCCGATACGGCCGGAAGCCCCGCTGACTAATACTTTCATATTTTACCCGGCTTCTTTGCGGGGGATTTCCAGACAAGCGTCTACCGTATCTTTCAGGGCTGTATCCAGCCCGCCCTGCCCGTAACCTAAAGCCTTACGCGACAGGATAGGGTCAAAGAAGGTGTTACGTGTCTGCAAGATGATATAACTAACAGGGTCCAGCCCTGATTCCCGTCCCTGTAAACGATGAATGCTTTTAAGACCTAAAGCAGCCAGACGCAGGATAAAAGCCGGCAAATGAAGAACCTTTTTAGGTTTGCCCAGAATTACCCCAAACTTGGAAAGCAATGCGTCCCAGCTGAGGTTTTCGTCACCCACCAGATAGCTATGCCCCGCCTGCCCTTTTTCCACCGCTCCGGCGATAGCCTCGCCCACCCTTACCGCCGAGACACAGTTTGTGCCGCCGCGGGGGTAAAAAAGCCACCAGCCGGAATTAAGGTACTTTATCAGGGGTTCCCAGATAGGGGTGCGGCCGGGCATACTCCCGAATATATAAGGCAGACGCAAACCGCAGATAGCCATTTCGTTCCCGCCCAGCTTGAAAAGGGCTTCTTCCTGCTCAAGGCGGCTTTCAATATACGGGTGGTGTTCGGCAAGGTGCAATTCCGGCCAAAGTTTGGCAAAATGGCAGAAATATGAACCCAAGAAAACGCCCCTCTTTACCCCGGCCTCTTTGGCAATAGAAAAGAAGTGGAGACAGTCTTCAACATTGGCCTTGTGGAAATAAAGATAAGCCGGAGCTTTGGGAACTACCCGGTCATCTGCACCGGCGGCATACACCACTACGTCCTGACCTTTGAGCATGGACAGCAACATACCGTGATTAAGATTGTGGATATTTGAAAGAAATACCTCTACCGATGGGGGGAATATATGGTCTGACGGCATGGGCGGCAAAGCTATTACAGACACCTGATGCCCCCGGCGTACCAGTTCCAGTACGGCATGATACCCCAGAAAGCCGGTTCCGCCTACTACAAGTACCCGCATGCATGCCTCCTGCCAGGTTTTTACCGGATAGGAACATAAAACAACTGCTACCTGTCATCCGAGTGCTATTGATTGACCACAAAAAACCCACAGCCCATCTCGTAAATACCATTTTTTGTATCTCACCTAAGGTACTTCACAAGAGAACTACCAAATAAATGAGAACTTAATGGCTACACAGATGACCTTTGGCATCTGCCCGCAGAAAAATACACCTGATTAAGTCTAGCAGACCCAAAACAGGTTTAAATACGTGCAACTACGTAATTTTGTGCTTTTTGAGCAGGGTAACGAATATAAAAATACCCGGATTGAAAGCCGCCTTAAAACACCCCCCTGTCAGACAAGTGCTACCGGTGCTACACTATAAAGAAGGGGTTTTATAACCTCACTTCGCCCCTTTATGAACCTAAGGCAGATATGCCGGTGAATTAAAACAGGAGGATAAAATGGAAGAAGTAGCCCGCGCCATGCCCCGTATCGGGGATATCGCACCTCAGTTTGAAGCCTTGACCACTCATGGTGTTTTGAAACTGGAAGATTTCAAAGGCCAGTGGCTCATTATCTTTTCCCATCCCGCAGATTTTACTCCCGTCTGCACCACTGAATTTATTGCCTTCACTGAAATTTACCCTGAACTGCAAAAGAGGGGCGTGGAATTGCTGGGCTTAAGTGTAGACAGCAATTCGTCCCATATTGCCTGGGTAAGAAATGTTGAAGATAAAACCGGAATAAAGATACCCTTCCCCATTATTGCCGACCTTAATAAAGAGGTTTCCTCTGCCTATGGCATGCTTCACCCCGGACAGAGCAAAACCGAAACTGTCCGGTGCGTGTTTATACTTGACCCCGGTCAGAAAATACGCCTCATCATGTACTACCCCATGAACGTAGGGCGGAATATGCAGGAGATTTTACGGGTAATTGACGCCCTCCAGACCGCTGACGAGTATAAAGTAGCCCTGCCGGCTAACTGGCATCCCGGTGACAAAGTAGTAGTGCCTTCTCCATCTACCCAGGAAATGGCCGAAGAAAGAATGGGGCAGGGTTATGAATGTGTAGACTGGTATTTGTGCAAGAAACAGCTTTAGGAGGCTGAAATGCCCTGTTTTGAATCTGACGGAAGCTTGAGTACCAGCGGTAAGCAAACCCTGAAAGCTATAAAGGAACATCCCGGTACACCGGAAGAGATAGCCCCTTTTTCAGGTTTACCCCTGTACCGGGTCAGGAGCGGAACGCGTGCCTTGGCAGAAGCGGGACTGGCCGAAGAAAAAGAAGGCAAATACCATCTGACACCTAAAGGCAATACCCTGCTGGGCTAGAATAAAGCAAAATTATATATGCCCGCTCCACCAGAGAAGCGGGCATATATAATTTATCTGACCGAATTGACACCTGTCTGGCAGGCAATTGCCCGCCCCGCCGACTTTCAGCTATAATAAGGTTTTGTTGCAAGCCCCTGTAGCTCAGTAGGATAGAGCAGCGGTTTCCTAAACCGCGTGTCGGGCGTTCGAATCGCCCCAGGGGTACCACTTTCTAAAGCTAAGAAGCTCTCCCTTTGAAGAAATTCTCCTTCAAAGGGTTTTTCTTTTTACTAATTTTTTGCAAATCACGTTTTACTGAATATACTTTAACCTATTGCCATTAGTCTTCTATTGTGCTTAAATTAGTCATTATAGCGTTTTACTTAAGAAGGCAATCTCAGATGAATAAGCTTGCTTTGTTTCTGGCTATTTCAGGCGGTATCTGTATGGTACTGGGTTTCCTGACTGCACTCGGAATAATCCCGCCGCTGGTTGCCAGCGGGCACTTTTTCGGCCCGATAAGCAACACTACTATAGGCATGGGCGGTATGGCTGTTATCTTGCTGCTGGGCTGTATTGCCTGCCTTATTGCCCGCCGAAATCAAATTTAGCCTTACACCTGACTGTAAAAAACACCCGCCACTACCTTTCAAGGGATGCGCATTGCTTGTTATTTAGGATTGCCAAGACTTTATTCAGCCATGCCATATTCATCCTGCATGCTTCAGCTTTGATTATCAATTATCCGCCCATTGACAAGAACATATGCCTATCCATACACTAAGAGACACGTTATATAAGGAGAAGTCTATGATTTGCCCGGCTTGCTCTAAAGATATGCTGGTAGTGGAATACCGCGAGATAGAGCTGGACTATTGTCCGGCCTGTCACGGGGTTTGGTTTGATGCCGGAGAATTGGGGTTATTGCTGAACGCGGTAAACCTGAAAAACAGCCCCGAAAAAGCAGCTGAAGTAACCGATAACCGAGAGGCTAAACGCCACTGCCCCATCTGCCGCCGTAAAATGAAAAAAACCGCCCTGATAAAAGACCCTCTGCTGATAACCGATGACTGCCCCGGGGGACACGGCATGTTTTTTGACGGGGGAGAGGTAGACCAGCTTATTACCCGCTTGAGTAAAGATACCAAGCAACCGGCGGTGGATTTTCTAAAAGAAGTATTCAAATCTAAATAAACCAATAATTTTTAGTAAATAAAGAACACAAGGAGGGAAACATGTGGATTGCACTTATAGTCATTCTGGCACTGGTCCTGGTATTGGGGCTGTGGTTTGCCGGTGCTTACAACGGCCTGGTAGGTCTGCGGAATCAGGTTAAAAATGCCTGGGCGCAGATAGATGTCCAGCTGAAAAGACGCTACGACCTGATACCCAACCTGATTGAAACTGTCAAAGGCTACATGACCCATGAACGGCAAACTCTTGAATCTGTGACCAATGCCCGTAATCTGGCCCAGCAGTTATCTACTTCAACCAGTGTAGAAGCCAGAGCCAAAGCTGAAGGCGAACTGTCTTCTGCCCTTTCCCGCCTGCTGGCAGTAGTTGAAAACTACCCCAACCTAAAGGCTAACCAGAACTTTCTGGCTTTGCAGGAAGAACTGACCTCTACTGAAAACAAGATAAGTTTTGCCCGCCAGTTTTACAATGATTCGGTTATGAAATACAACAACCAAACCCAAATGTTCCCCTCAAACATTGTGGCCGGTATGGCTAATTTCAAGGCCAGCGAATTCTTTGAGGTCAAGGTGGAAGAGGAACGCCAGGCTCCCAAGGTAAAGTTTTAAGCAGGATTTAAACTGATATGTGGGAACAGATACAATCCAATAGAACCCGTTCCATTATGCTGGTTATAGGTATGGGGCTTATTCTGGTAGCCTTGGGCTACGCTTTGGGGATGGCTTTTACCGATAACGGGCTGGCGGGACTGGTGATTGCCCTTGTCCTGTGGGGAATAATGAACCTGATAGCCCTGACCCAGGGGGATAGTATCCTCTTGGGTATGGCTAATGCCAAGGAGATAAAACCCTCTGACCACCCGCGCCTTTACAACGTGGTGGAGGAAATGAAGATTGCCTCCGGTATGGACACCATGCCCAAGGTTTATATCATTGATGACCCTGCCTTGAACGCTTTTGCCACCGGACGGGACAAAAACCATATCTCGGTGGCTATCACCTCCGGCCTGCTGCAAAAGCTGAACAGGGATGAGCTTCAGGGCGTTATAGGGCACGAAATGGCCCATATAAAAAACCGGGATGTATCACTAATGGTCTGGTGCAGCATCCTTCTGGGAACTATCGTTATCTTAGCCCAGTACGGCTCACGGATGTTTATTTTCGGCGGAGGGTCACGCCGTTCTTCCTCCAATGAGGGGAGTGGCGGCGGGGCTCAGGCTATTTTAATGGTGGCAGCACTTTTGCTTATTGTGTTGGCACCCTTGTTTGCCCAGCTGATTTACTTTGCCATTTCACGCAAACGGGAGTATCTGGCAGATGCCTCTTCCGCCCAGTATACCCGTTACCCTGAGGGACTGGCTTCAGCCCTTGAAAAACTGGGGGCTTCCACTGAACAGCTGCGTTCAGCCAATCAGGCTACCGCTCCCATGTATATCATCAACCCTTTCAGGGCCAAAGGTAAGGCTGCGGCTAACCTGACATCCACCCATCCCCCCATCAGCGAGAGGGTAAGGATTCTGCGGTCTATGAACGGGGCTTCCTACCACAACTATGATGAGGCCTTTAAACAGGTAAAAGGCGGGCATGTCATACCCCCCACTGCCATTAAGCTGGACCATGACGAAACCATCAGGGAGGCTTCGGATGAAGGGCCTTTGGCTACCGAAATAGGCCGCGCCCGAGAGACCTCAAATGCCCTCTGGAATATGAATAAATACCAGACGGTAGATTGCGATTGCGGAGTCAGGCTTCGCGTTCCGCCCGGTTTGAAAGGGCAGGAAATCCAATGCCCCCACTGCGGTGAAATCCACCAGACTTGATACCGGTTTTAAACTAAAATATTAAAGGGGCGGTTAATAACCGCCCCTTTTTTGTTATCTCTGCAAACTGTGATAAATGACTACAGGTTAAACTCTTTCATAATCTCGCGTATCTGCCCGCGAAGCTCATCCTGAGGCACTTTCAGTCCGCTGTTTTTTTCAAGCTGGGCAAGCCTGTCCATCAGTTTTTGCTGTTCGGTCAGAACCACTTTCAGAGCGTCTGCTACCGGGTCAGGCAGTTTGCCGTGTTCCAGATCAATAACCATACGGCGTGATTCTTCAACCACCCGCCCGGGTATGCCAACTACAGTCGCCCCGGCCGGAACATCTTTGGTAACCACCGAACCTGCCCCTACTTTAGCCCCTTCACCCACCGTAATGCCGCCCAGCACTATTGCGCCTGTACCGATAACTGCATTATCGCAGATAGTAGGGTGGCGTTTGCCTTTGGACAGACTGGTTCCGCCAAGCACCACACCCTGATACATAAGCACGTCATTGCCAATTTCAGAGGTTTCGCCAATGACTACCCCCATCCCATGGTCAATGAAGAAACGCTGACCTATTTTTGCCCCCGGATGAATCTCAATGCCGGTGCAGAACCGCCCGCCATGGGAAAGCCAGCGTGCCCAGAAATGGAGTTTATGCCGCCACAGCCAGTTTGCCACCCGGTGAAACCAGAGAGCATGCAAACCGGGATAACAAAATAGAACCTCTGCCACACTTCTGGCAGCCGGATCTTTGCTGAAAACATTTTTAATATCTTTTATCATTTAAGCACCCATTATAGCACCCATTGGCTATTCCGGAATATCCGTCTGGGCAGAAAGTTCTTTATCCAGCCAGTCCAGATACTCCGGACTGCCCCCGACAACCGGCATTGCCAGCACTTCGGGGTTTTCGTAGCTGTGAACTTCATGCACTACCTCTATGAGCGAAGCAAGCAGAGACTGGCGGGTTTTTACAATAAGCAGGCTTTCGGTTGATTCCTCTACCTTGCCCTGCCACCAATACTGTGAGTTTGCCCGCGGGATAATGCTGACACAGGCCGCTTTGCGTTGGTTAAGAAGCACCTTTGAGATAAGGGTGGCTTCCTCCGCGTCGGTGGCGGTAATGAAGACTATCAGAAATGGATTTGCCTTCACCCTTTTTATACCACCCTCAGCATTCGTTCCACCGCACCCACTGCCTTAACGCGAATTTCTTCCGGTACGCTTACTACCGCCTGCATATTTTCCAGACTGGCAAGAAGTTTGGGCAGGGTGGTCATTTTCATATTGGCACACACAGCCTGTTCGGATACCGGTATAAAAAGCTTGTCCGGGTTTTCTTTGCGCAGGCGGTAGATCATGCCTATTTCAGTACCTACAATAAGCTCTTTGACATCCGCCCGGGCAGCATAGCTAACCATCTGCCCGGTGGATAAAACCTCGTCTGCCAGAGCAGTTACCTCAGGGCGGCTTTCAGGGTGGACTATTACTTTGGCGGCAGGGTAGTGTTTTTT
Protein-coding sequences here:
- a CDS encoding NAD-dependent epimerase/dehydratase family protein, translated to MRVLVVGGTGFLGYHAVLELVRRGHQVSVIALPPMPSDHIFPPSVEVFLSNIHNLNHGMLLSMLKGQDVVVYAAGADDRVVPKAPAYLYFHKANVEDCLHFFSIAKEAGVKRGVFLGSYFCHFAKLWPELHLAEHHPYIESRLEQEEALFKLGGNEMAICGLRLPYIFGSMPGRTPIWEPLIKYLNSGWWLFYPRGGTNCVSAVRVGEAIAGAVEKGQAGHSYLVGDENLSWDALLSKFGVILGKPKKVLHLPAFILRLAALGLKSIHRLQGRESGLDPVSYIILQTRNTFFDPILSRKALGYGQGGLDTALKDTVDACLEIPRKEAG
- a CDS encoding peroxiredoxin, which translates into the protein MEEVARAMPRIGDIAPQFEALTTHGVLKLEDFKGQWLIIFSHPADFTPVCTTEFIAFTEIYPELQKRGVELLGLSVDSNSSHIAWVRNVEDKTGIKIPFPIIADLNKEVSSAYGMLHPGQSKTETVRCVFILDPGQKIRLIMYYPMNVGRNMQEILRVIDALQTADEYKVALPANWHPGDKVVVPSPSTQEMAEERMGQGYECVDWYLCKKQL
- a CDS encoding zf-TFIIB domain-containing protein; this encodes MICPACSKDMLVVEYREIELDYCPACHGVWFDAGELGLLLNAVNLKNSPEKAAEVTDNREAKRHCPICRRKMKKTALIKDPLLITDDCPGGHGMFFDGGEVDQLITRLSKDTKQPAVDFLKEVFKSK
- a CDS encoding LemA family protein; the protein is MWIALIVILALVLVLGLWFAGAYNGLVGLRNQVKNAWAQIDVQLKRRYDLIPNLIETVKGYMTHERQTLESVTNARNLAQQLSTSTSVEARAKAEGELSSALSRLLAVVENYPNLKANQNFLALQEELTSTENKISFARQFYNDSVMKYNNQTQMFPSNIVAGMANFKASEFFEVKVEEERQAPKVKF
- a CDS encoding M48 family metallopeptidase, translating into MWEQIQSNRTRSIMLVIGMGLILVALGYALGMAFTDNGLAGLVIALVLWGIMNLIALTQGDSILLGMANAKEIKPSDHPRLYNVVEEMKIASGMDTMPKVYIIDDPALNAFATGRDKNHISVAITSGLLQKLNRDELQGVIGHEMAHIKNRDVSLMVWCSILLGTIVILAQYGSRMFIFGGGSRRSSSNEGSGGGAQAILMVAALLLIVLAPLFAQLIYFAISRKREYLADASSAQYTRYPEGLASALEKLGASTEQLRSANQATAPMYIINPFRAKGKAAANLTSTHPPISERVRILRSMNGASYHNYDEAFKQVKGGHVIPPTAIKLDHDETIREASDEGPLATEIGRARETSNALWNMNKYQTVDCDCGVRLRVPPGLKGQEIQCPHCGEIHQT
- the cysE gene encoding serine O-acetyltransferase; translated protein: MIKDIKNVFSKDPAARSVAEVLFCYPGLHALWFHRVANWLWRHKLHFWARWLSHGGRFCTGIEIHPGAKIGQRFFIDHGMGVVIGETSEIGNDVLMYQGVVLGGTSLSKGKRHPTICDNAVIGTGAIVLGGITVGEGAKVGAGSVVTKDVPAGATVVGIPGRVVEESRRMVIDLEHGKLPDPVADALKVVLTEQQKLMDRLAQLEKNSGLKVPQDELRGQIREIMKEFNL
- the cutA gene encoding divalent-cation tolerance protein CutA — protein: MKANPFLIVFITATDAEEATLISKVLLNQRKAACVSIIPRANSQYWWQGKVEESTESLLIVKTRQSLLASLIEVVHEVHSYENPEVLAMPVVGGSPEYLDWLDKELSAQTDIPE